A region from the Geobacillus vulcani PSS1 genome encodes:
- a CDS encoding YpmS family protein, which translates to MNWKRAFWMLAAVNAVVLVWAVAWLFEPASPVKWPARPNVEGASFTVYSKKEHLNAVINDYLAEKTKDHPLRYDVWLADRVYVSSEIPILGRPVELVVSFVPKVVKGGNVELTEPTISLGDWKLPVTYVLRYLQKHAPLPDEVAIDPEHTRVYVALTDIRFGNGYQVAAKKIDLAADEIVFTLTIPTKQHQ; encoded by the coding sequence ATGAATTGGAAACGAGCGTTTTGGATGTTGGCGGCTGTCAACGCCGTGGTTCTTGTTTGGGCTGTCGCTTGGCTGTTCGAGCCCGCTTCACCGGTGAAGTGGCCGGCGCGCCCGAACGTGGAAGGGGCTTCGTTTACGGTATACTCGAAGAAAGAGCATTTGAACGCCGTCATTAACGACTATTTGGCGGAAAAAACGAAAGACCATCCGCTCCGGTACGATGTTTGGCTTGCCGACCGCGTCTATGTTTCAAGCGAAATCCCGATTTTAGGCCGTCCGGTCGAACTCGTCGTCTCGTTTGTGCCAAAAGTAGTCAAAGGAGGGAATGTCGAGCTCACAGAGCCGACGATTTCGCTTGGCGATTGGAAGCTGCCGGTGACGTATGTGCTTCGCTACTTGCAAAAGCACGCCCCGCTGCCCGATGAAGTGGCGATTGACCCGGAGCACACCCGCGTCTACGTCGCGCTCACGGACATTCGCTTTGGCAACGGCTATCAAGTGGCGGCCAAAAAAATCGATTTGGCCGCCGATGAGATCGTGTTTACCTTAACGATTCCGACGAAGCAGCACCAGTAA